In Triticum urartu cultivar G1812 chromosome 6, Tu2.1, whole genome shotgun sequence, the following proteins share a genomic window:
- the LOC125516899 gene encoding serine/threonine-protein phosphatase 7 long form homolog: MVWLLDDVYDTKHRAYMMREKEMKLEPLKIRYHGVSGPAMPYDERYTPYIKQAGLLPWIQLVSRSTPNLNAPLVSALADRWRPETHSFHLRTGEMTVTLEDVSLITGLAIDGMPLCMSTDSDGWREQMIALIGMAPTEAEADVEEGEEKKKKERKASGAAFTWIQTHFATCPPDATDDVIQTHARVYMWYVVSRTLFPDSTGKNAPWMWLKALTVFDSKWSWGSATLAYLYRQLDDACCRITDSAGIGGNMLLLSVWSWERLPVGRPKSVRFNPWYEDEDDELRCPTWAYKWDVVSEMTNDVNLMYQKYVAELDTITPEQVEWQPYGADDRLGYTPESTINSMCLRDRDLWRMRCPLICNWAVEFHLPHRVSRQFGLFQPHPPEWVDTDKALHRLDRRRQRKIKDWDKHHASYVTRFQLCVEEARSSARAKLHEHCPLAFDNYIRWLLENTRNL, translated from the exons ATGGTTTGGCTTCTCGACGATGTCTACGACACGAAACACCGGGCCTACATGATGCGCGAGAAGGAGATG AAGCTTGAACCTTTGAAGATTCGGTATCACGGGGTCTCTGGTCCTGCCATGCCTTACGATGAGCGGTACACACCGTACATCAAGCAGGCAGGACTACTCCCGTGGATTCAGTTGGTCAGCCGGTCCACGCCGAATCTGAACGCTCCACTGGTGTCCGCTCTTGCTGATCGGTGGAGGCCGGAGACGCATAGTTTCCATCTTCGGACTGGGGAGATGACCGTGACGCTCGAGGATGTCTCGTTGATCACCGGTCTTGCTATCGACGGGATGCCTCTCTGTATGAGCACCGATTCTGATGGGTGGCGCGAGCAGATGATTGCTCTTATCGGTATGGCTCCTACCGAGGCTGAGGCTGATGTagaggagggagaagagaagaagaagaaggaaaggaaagCATCCGGAGCTGCTTTCACGTGGATTCAAACTCACTTTGCGACGTGCCCTCCGGATGCCACTGATGACGTGATCCAGACACATGCTCGTGTCTACATGTGGTATGTTGTGTCGAGGACTTTGTTTCCTGACTCCACTGGCAAGAACGCTCCATGGATGTGGCTGAAGGCGTTGACCGTCTTCGATAGCAAATGGAGCTGGGGTTCAGCGACTCTTGCCTACTTGTACCGACAG CTGGACGATGCGTGTTGCAGGATCACAGATAGTGCAGGCATTGGTGGTAATATGCTTCTACTTTCTGTATGGAGCTGGGAGCGTCTGCCTGTTGGACGCCCGAAGAGCGTCAGGTTTAATCCTTGGTATGAAGATGAAGATGACGAATTACGGTGCCCCACTTGGGCTTACAAGTGGGATGTGGTTTCCGAGATGACGAACGATGTCAATCTCATGTACCAGAAGTACGTTGCCGAGTTGGACACGATTACGCCTGAGCAG GTGGAATGGCAGCCATATGGCGCCGATGACAGACTTGGGTACACCCCGGAGTCTACCATCAACTCGATGTGCTTGCGGGATAGGGATCTCTGGCGTATGCGGTGCCCACTGATATGCAACTGGGCTGTTGAGTTTCATTTGCCACATCGCGTGTCTCGTCAGTTTGGTCTGTTCCAGCCTCACCCGCCGGAATGGGTGGATACGGACAAAGCACTTCATAG GTTGGACAGGAGAAGGCAGCGGAAGATAAAGGACTGGGACAAGCATCATGCTTCGTATGTTACCCGCTTCCAGCTTTGTGTGGAGGAAGCTCGTAGCAGTGCACGCGCCAAGCTTCATGAGCATTGTCCACTTGCTTTTGATAACTACATACGATGGCTTCTTGAAAATACTCGA AACCTGTAA